The Fimbriimonas ginsengisoli Gsoil 348 genome window below encodes:
- a CDS encoding ArnT family glycosyltransferase, whose translation MIDAAPLSRARLRIVLPAGLFLLALLLRLAGIGWGLKNDLHNSSYHPDEPVIWAYSQAIEPSKLNFTPRFYNYGTLYLTVLKVASDMTAAYTGGPDPKNEEASWDYVSRSHMAGRLINALAGSGTVLIVFLILRRFVGDVGASAGGLALAVAPAHVVHSRFQTVDIFAAFLLSISIFYALRLLGNASAEEEANKKSPIKDPVTRDAILSGIFAGLSAGTKYTGILGLIVLLIVLGMRHRPRLIRDGLLGVLTCIVAFVVATPGAVLDTAKFKEGVLFEMAHTATGHGIVFAGTSSGYIYHIGNLINGIGFLIVLTGLAGLAYAAYRRHVWAIALLAFFLVYYFMIGGATDKYMRYTFPLYPAIAVGFGYAVAVGHRRQGSGRILVALGILGLGGADMRGLIGAVRNTGYMLESDPRDTAAKYFKEKPNSVVGLASDPWFWSPPLFKNSPSKLNMARLDEAGNVHPMGLVRDRLRELAATSAPHGVYYLPPDGAHHPFDARLITELKPDYITYSTLESAPRERLMGVTVGPPEAVAAGREYKEFTTALTAAYDLESTVGDPIDSVEDMQYIHPVVYIWKRKK comes from the coding sequence GTGATCGACGCCGCTCCTCTATCGCGAGCCCGCCTGCGAATCGTTTTGCCGGCGGGCTTGTTCCTGCTAGCGCTGCTGTTGCGGCTGGCGGGAATCGGCTGGGGGCTCAAGAACGACCTGCACAATTCGAGCTACCATCCGGACGAGCCGGTGATCTGGGCTTATAGCCAGGCGATCGAGCCGTCGAAGCTCAACTTCACCCCCCGGTTTTACAACTACGGCACGCTGTACCTCACCGTCCTCAAGGTGGCCAGCGACATGACGGCGGCTTACACCGGGGGACCAGACCCGAAGAACGAGGAGGCCTCGTGGGATTACGTTTCGCGCAGCCACATGGCCGGGCGGCTTATCAATGCGTTGGCCGGCTCCGGGACGGTGCTCATCGTCTTTCTCATTCTGCGTCGGTTTGTCGGGGATGTAGGGGCCAGCGCCGGGGGGCTAGCCTTGGCGGTGGCACCGGCGCACGTCGTCCACTCGCGCTTCCAAACCGTCGACATTTTCGCGGCTTTCCTTCTGTCGATCAGCATCTTTTACGCCTTGCGTTTGCTGGGTAACGCTTCGGCGGAAGAGGAGGCCAATAAGAAATCGCCGATAAAGGATCCCGTCACCCGCGATGCCATCCTCTCCGGCATCTTCGCCGGGCTTAGCGCGGGAACGAAATACACCGGCATTCTCGGCCTGATCGTGCTGCTCATCGTCCTCGGGATGCGGCACCGCCCGCGTCTTATTCGCGACGGGTTGCTCGGCGTCTTGACTTGCATCGTCGCGTTCGTCGTCGCCACGCCGGGGGCGGTGCTGGATACGGCGAAATTCAAGGAAGGGGTGTTGTTCGAGATGGCGCATACCGCCACCGGACACGGGATCGTGTTCGCGGGGACGTCGAGCGGATACATCTATCACATCGGAAACCTGATCAACGGGATCGGTTTTCTCATCGTTCTCACCGGCCTTGCCGGGCTGGCTTATGCCGCTTACCGACGCCACGTCTGGGCGATCGCGCTGCTGGCGTTCTTCCTCGTTTACTACTTCATGATCGGCGGGGCGACCGACAAGTACATGCGATACACGTTCCCGCTTTACCCGGCGATCGCGGTCGGCTTCGGCTATGCGGTGGCGGTGGGACACCGTCGGCAGGGAAGCGGGCGGATCTTGGTGGCCTTAGGAATCCTTGGTCTCGGTGGGGCCGATATGCGCGGGCTGATCGGCGCGGTCCGCAATACCGGCTACATGTTGGAGTCCGACCCGCGCGATACCGCCGCGAAGTACTTCAAGGAAAAGCCGAATTCAGTGGTCGGCTTGGCGAGCGACCCTTGGTTTTGGAGCCCGCCGCTCTTCAAGAACTCGCCATCGAAGCTGAACATGGCTCGGTTGGACGAGGCGGGGAACGTGCACCCGATGGGTCTGGTCCGCGACCGGTTGCGTGAACTGGCCGCGACGTCGGCGCCGCACGGCGTCTATTACCTTCCGCCAGACGGAGCTCACCATCCGTTCGACGCCCGCCTGATTACGGAGCTGAAGCCGGACTACATCACCTATTCCACCCTGGAATCGGCCCCTCGGGAGCGTCTCATGGGGGTTACCGTCGGCCCGCCCGAGGCAGTAGCGGCCGGGCGCGAATACAAGGAGTTTACGACCGCGTTGACCGCGGCCTACGATTTGGAGTCGACGGTAGGCGATCCGATCGACTCGGTGGAAGATATGCAGTACATCCATCCGGTGGTGTACATCTGGAAACGGAAGAAGTGA
- a CDS encoding tyrosine-type recombinase/integrase — protein MSLEGGKAALLESLEWFLDHMKVERGASTHTIAAYQNDLSQAIDFFAKRGLRDWKALGPVDLVAYEASLGPGIARTTAQRRLSALRSLLKFLKRNHQGPAVDLPSTGGFRKAKTLPKALSREQMEALLQTPDLTKPTGLRDRALMELVYGAGLRVTEAVELSLSNLALEERTVRVTGKRGKTRQVPLPEGTVNWLGKYLDEARPVLQKKPTGTFLISDTGRTMLRQTAYDLMERYSRLAGLVGVSPHTLRHTYAVHLIKGGADLRAVQELLGHESVATTQVYTQLDLDEVRQKYNRSHPRG, from the coding sequence GTGAGCTTGGAAGGGGGAAAGGCGGCGCTCCTCGAAAGCCTCGAGTGGTTCTTGGACCACATGAAGGTGGAGCGGGGCGCAAGTACTCACACCATCGCCGCGTATCAGAACGATCTTTCCCAGGCGATCGATTTCTTTGCCAAGCGTGGGTTGCGCGACTGGAAAGCGCTCGGCCCGGTGGACCTCGTGGCGTACGAGGCGAGCCTAGGTCCGGGGATCGCCCGGACGACCGCGCAACGGCGATTGAGCGCCCTCCGCTCTTTGCTAAAGTTTCTGAAGCGAAATCACCAGGGACCGGCGGTGGATCTCCCTTCTACCGGAGGCTTTCGAAAGGCGAAGACGCTGCCGAAGGCATTGAGCCGGGAGCAAATGGAGGCGTTGCTGCAGACCCCCGACCTCACAAAGCCGACTGGCTTGAGAGATCGGGCGTTGATGGAGCTGGTATACGGGGCCGGGCTACGCGTCACCGAGGCGGTGGAATTGTCGCTTTCGAACCTGGCTCTCGAAGAGCGAACGGTGCGGGTAACCGGCAAGCGGGGAAAGACCCGCCAGGTGCCGCTCCCGGAGGGGACCGTCAATTGGCTCGGGAAGTATCTCGACGAAGCGCGTCCAGTCTTGCAGAAGAAGCCGACGGGGACGTTTTTGATCAGCGACACGGGCCGGACGATGTTGCGCCAAACCGCTTACGACCTGATGGAGCGTTACTCGCGACTCGCCGGTTTGGTGGGCGTAAGTCCCCACACGTTGCGCCACACCTACGCGGTTCACCTCATCAAAGGGGGGGCCGACCTGCGGGCTGTGCAGGAGCTCCTCGGCCACGAGAGCGTGGCTACCACCCAGGTGTACACGCAGCTAGACCTGGACGAGGTGCGCCAAAAATACAATCGCTCTCACCCGAGAGGGTGA